The following proteins come from a genomic window of Lachnoclostridium phytofermentans ISDg:
- a CDS encoding LacI family DNA-binding transcriptional regulator has translation MNGKYATLKDVAKLAGTTASTVSYVLNDSKERYISDEMRRRVLEAAKDLNYVKCSVASSLKGEKRKIIAVLVPQFSNQFFTRIILAIENVADQFDYVLTIYNTFDDPKREKVIINRMAQHRMDGYIIIPTYEGVKNTEQLRKIGIPMVVMDRPLEGIDDFIWVTTNNYQCGYKGAHYLALKGHRNIAFIGWNSRINDLDSRKNGFWDALAASGITSEEAIVIDGEFSEEDGYKMTKNLLKTRPDITAIFYGYNVQAQGGVRYLMKENIEIGKDISVMLIGSPEWAVTGYNNFTHIEQDEYNLGKSAATILFSIINGENQENIQNIIQDCSLYEGNSVYDITKTKKERML, from the coding sequence ATGAATGGGAAATATGCAACTTTAAAGGATGTAGCAAAATTAGCTGGTACAACAGCATCTACTGTATCATATGTACTAAATGATTCTAAAGAACGCTATATTAGTGATGAAATGAGACGACGTGTTCTTGAAGCTGCAAAAGATTTAAATTATGTTAAATGTAGTGTGGCAAGTAGTTTAAAAGGAGAGAAAAGAAAAATTATTGCTGTATTAGTTCCGCAGTTTTCGAATCAATTTTTTACCAGAATAATTTTAGCTATAGAAAATGTTGCCGATCAATTTGACTATGTCTTAACAATATATAATACTTTCGATGATCCTAAGAGAGAAAAGGTCATTATTAATAGGATGGCACAGCACAGAATGGATGGTTACATTATTATTCCAACTTACGAGGGAGTAAAAAATACTGAGCAATTAAGAAAAATTGGAATTCCTATGGTAGTAATGGACCGTCCTTTAGAGGGTATAGATGATTTCATTTGGGTAACCACTAATAATTATCAATGTGGTTATAAAGGAGCACATTATCTTGCTTTAAAAGGACATCGTAACATTGCTTTCATTGGATGGAATTCTCGAATTAACGATCTAGATTCTAGAAAAAATGGATTTTGGGATGCACTAGCAGCTAGTGGAATAACTTCAGAGGAAGCAATTGTAATTGATGGTGAATTTAGTGAGGAAGACGGATATAAAATGACCAAAAATCTGTTGAAAACAAGGCCTGATATAACAGCAATTTTCTATGGATATAATGTACAAGCTCAGGGTGGAGTAAGATATTTGATGAAAGAAAATATTGAAATTGGTAAAGATATATCTGTTATGTTGATTGGATCTCCTGAATGGGCAGTGACAGGGTACAATAATTTTACTCATATTGAACAAGATGAATACAATTTGGGTAAATCAGCAGCCACCATCTTGTTTTCAATTATCAATGGTGAGAATCAAGAAAATATTCAGAATATTATTCAGGATTGTTCCCTGTATGAGGGAAATTCTGTTTATGATATTACAAAAACAAAAAAGGAGAGAATGTTATGA
- a CDS encoding Gfo/Idh/MocA family protein, with protein sequence MDGMNYAPISQGEVNVVCKEGEFNFGVIGLDHGHIYAMCNGLTEAGATLLVVYDKDKDKIKEFLTRFPQAVVAESEEDILNDSRIQLIASAIKPCERLRLGISVMEKGKDYFVDKPGILTLQELHQAENYCQKTGKKYAIYFGERIHVEGAVFAQQMIESGKIGRVLQVTILAPHRLNKGSRPDWFFEKDENGGIITDIGSHQIEQFLCYSGADSAKVTHSTIANYANKDKPNFYDFGEGNLLADNGATCYFRVDWFTPDGLGAWGDGRVFIIGTEGTIEVRKYIDVANSPNGDNVYLVNKDGEYKYEVTGKVGFIFFGEFILDCINRTEKAITQKHTFEAMRVAIEAQEKAEMIPTTI encoded by the coding sequence ATGGACGGAATGAATTATGCTCCCATATCACAGGGTGAAGTAAATGTGGTATGCAAAGAGGGTGAATTCAATTTTGGCGTAATTGGACTTGATCATGGACATATTTATGCTATGTGTAATGGATTGACTGAAGCAGGAGCAACATTACTTGTTGTTTATGATAAAGATAAAGATAAAATTAAGGAATTCCTTACTCGATTTCCTCAAGCTGTAGTGGCTGAAAGTGAAGAAGATATTCTAAATGATAGTAGAATCCAATTAATAGCGAGTGCAATAAAACCTTGCGAGCGCCTCCGTTTGGGGATTTCTGTTATGGAAAAAGGAAAGGATTACTTTGTTGATAAGCCAGGAATATTGACGCTTCAAGAGTTACATCAGGCGGAGAATTACTGCCAAAAAACTGGTAAGAAATATGCAATCTATTTTGGTGAAAGAATACATGTAGAAGGCGCAGTATTTGCGCAACAGATGATTGAAAGTGGTAAAATTGGAAGAGTACTTCAAGTGACTATTCTGGCACCACACCGGTTGAATAAAGGTTCGAGGCCAGATTGGTTTTTTGAAAAAGATGAAAATGGTGGAATTATTACCGACATAGGCAGTCATCAGATTGAACAGTTCTTATGCTATAGTGGAGCTGATAGTGCTAAAGTAACGCATAGTACAATTGCAAACTATGCGAATAAAGATAAACCAAATTTTTATGATTTTGGTGAGGGCAATCTACTTGCTGATAACGGCGCAACTTGTTATTTCCGTGTAGATTGGTTTACACCAGATGGCTTGGGTGCATGGGGTGATGGTAGGGTATTCATAATAGGAACAGAAGGTACGATTGAAGTAAGAAAATATATCGATGTCGCAAATTCACCAAATGGAGATAATGTATATCTTGTTAATAAGGACGGAGAATATAAATATGAAGTAACCGGAAAAGTTGGATTTATATTTTTTGGAGAATTTATTTTAGATTGCATTAATCGAACCGAAAAAGCTATTACACAAAAGCACACATTTGAAGCAATGAGAGTTGCTATAGAGGCGCAAGAGAAAGCGGAGATGATACCTACTACCATATAG
- a CDS encoding Gfo/Idh/MocA family protein — protein sequence MLGIAILGVGDIANIHINSYLELKGRCEIKALVDVYRNKAEEKAQKYNLNCEVFEDYHELLTRDDIDLVSICLPPSMHCQAAVDFLMSGKHVLCEKPMAQTLEECDKMIEAATIGGGKLSILAQNRFKTDIMKTKQLIDSGVLGELYFAGANSLWWRGDNYYDLWWRGTWEKEGGGCSFIHAVHHIDLFLWLMGNVHEVTSLVSNQNHHNSEVEDVSITTVRFENGAVGTLVSSLLHHGEEQSIIIDTQNASIQIPHKISVSKQLQNGYPEPDIKAKEAIEEIYNSFPELSYTEHCGQIENMVTAIETNTMPLITGEDGRKTIEFIMGIYQSAFTGKPVQFPMTEKDLFYTKEGFMSKVIKFNKKTKSVENFQDIGISVGGTL from the coding sequence ATGTTAGGAATTGCTATTTTAGGAGTTGGTGATATTGCAAACATACATATCAATTCATACTTAGAATTAAAAGGAAGATGTGAAATTAAAGCGCTTGTGGATGTTTATAGAAATAAAGCAGAAGAAAAAGCCCAAAAATACAATCTTAATTGTGAAGTGTTTGAAGATTACCACGAACTTCTAACACGCGACGATATTGATTTGGTATCTATATGCCTTCCGCCATCTATGCATTGTCAAGCAGCAGTAGATTTTCTAATGTCCGGTAAACATGTATTATGTGAGAAACCAATGGCACAAACGTTAGAAGAATGTGACAAAATGATTGAGGCAGCTACAATTGGTGGTGGAAAGCTATCAATTTTAGCACAAAATCGTTTTAAAACAGATATCATGAAAACTAAGCAATTAATAGATAGTGGTGTTTTAGGAGAACTGTATTTTGCAGGGGCCAACTCTCTGTGGTGGAGAGGAGATAACTATTATGATCTGTGGTGGAGAGGAACCTGGGAAAAAGAGGGCGGGGGATGTAGTTTTATTCATGCAGTCCATCATATTGACTTGTTTCTCTGGCTTATGGGAAATGTTCATGAAGTAACTTCCTTAGTATCCAATCAGAATCACCATAATAGTGAAGTAGAAGATGTATCTATTACTACAGTTCGTTTTGAAAATGGTGCAGTAGGTACATTAGTAAGCTCATTGCTTCATCATGGTGAAGAGCAAAGTATTATTATTGATACGCAGAATGCTTCCATTCAAATTCCACACAAGATATCTGTGAGCAAGCAACTGCAAAACGGATATCCAGAACCAGATATAAAAGCAAAAGAAGCAATTGAAGAAATTTATAACAGTTTTCCTGAACTATCATATACAGAGCATTGCGGACAAATTGAAAATATGGTTACTGCTATTGAAACTAATACAATGCCTTTGATTACAGGAGAAGATGGAAGAAAGACCATTGAATTTATAATGGGTATTTACCAATCCGCATTTACAGGAAAACCCGTACAGTTTCCGATGACTGAGAAAGATTTATTTTATACAAAAGAAGGATTTATGAGCAAAGTTATAAAGTTTAATAAAAAGACAAAAAGTGTAGAAAATTTTCAGGATATAGGAATTTCAGTTGGCGGGACATTATAA
- a CDS encoding polysaccharide deacetylase family protein, giving the protein MQFEIDKDKLEKWCKTGILVLSIILVIAVGVYFVPKIIAKAAGEKRELPIYCVQTEKKQVALSFDAAWGNEDTARILEILKKQNVNVTFFMTGGWVEKYPDDVKAIAAAGHDLGNHSENHKQMSKLSKEQSVKEIMSPHDKVKALTGKDMQLFRPPFGDYNNTLIQATKECGYYCIQWDVDSLDWKDYGKDSILKQVLNNKHLGNGSIILCHNGAKFTADALEELIVGLKDKGYEIVPISKLIYTENFEMDHEGRQVQK; this is encoded by the coding sequence ATGCAATTTGAGATTGATAAAGACAAATTGGAGAAATGGTGTAAAACTGGAATTTTAGTACTTTCCATCATCTTAGTTATAGCGGTAGGAGTTTATTTTGTTCCAAAGATTATTGCGAAAGCAGCAGGAGAGAAACGAGAACTACCGATTTATTGTGTACAGACAGAGAAAAAACAAGTTGCATTATCCTTTGATGCAGCCTGGGGGAATGAAGATACTGCACGGATACTAGAAATATTAAAGAAACAAAATGTTAATGTCACATTTTTTATGACCGGTGGCTGGGTTGAAAAATACCCTGATGATGTAAAAGCAATAGCGGCAGCCGGTCATGATTTGGGAAACCATAGTGAAAACCATAAGCAGATGTCAAAGCTTTCAAAAGAGCAGTCGGTAAAGGAAATAATGTCACCGCATGATAAGGTTAAAGCACTTACTGGTAAGGATATGCAACTTTTTAGACCACCTTTCGGTGACTATAATAATACCTTGATTCAAGCAACAAAAGAATGTGGGTATTACTGTATTCAATGGGATGTGGATTCCCTAGATTGGAAAGACTACGGAAAAGATAGCATTCTTAAACAAGTCTTAAATAATAAACATCTAGGAAATGGTTCCATTATACTTTGCCATAATGGTGCTAAATTTACCGCAGACGCATTGGAAGAATTAATTGTAGGGTTAAAAGATAAAGGTTATGAAATCGTGCCTATTTCTAAGTTGATCTACACAGAGAATTTTGAGATGGATCATGAGGGAAGACAGGTACAGAAGTAA
- a CDS encoding carbohydrate ABC transporter permease, with translation MSNANEKSKGKLFQSHERKDKIVGFAAMMLIIIIAVAVLFPIWWIFRTSLMTNAEIYAYPPALIPKNWLFSNYKKTLEYFKFFQYLGNTMIVIVPSVLGGTFTATLGGYAFARLRFRGKKFLFTLCVGSMLLPSMVTLIPLYIMWTRGLGLGDSYWPLILPYFCGGGAFNIFLIRQFIMGIPRELDEAATIDGASHFRILTNILLPAIKPAMIVVALLLFITLWNDLLQQMVYINSSEKFTIAIGLTVFRGALKQDWSKTMAATCMSFAPGVIFYLIGQKYFVEGIALTGIKN, from the coding sequence ATGAGCAATGCAAATGAAAAATCGAAAGGAAAATTGTTTCAAAGTCATGAACGAAAAGATAAAATAGTTGGATTTGCTGCTATGATGTTAATAATTATCATAGCAGTAGCAGTACTTTTTCCAATCTGGTGGATTTTTCGAACTTCACTAATGACCAATGCAGAGATATATGCCTATCCCCCTGCATTAATACCTAAGAATTGGTTGTTTTCTAATTATAAAAAAACATTGGAATACTTTAAGTTCTTTCAATACCTTGGTAACACCATGATTGTTATTGTACCCTCTGTACTAGGTGGAACATTTACTGCAACTCTTGGAGGTTATGCATTTGCACGCTTACGCTTCCGAGGAAAGAAATTTCTGTTTACCCTTTGCGTTGGATCTATGCTCTTGCCATCTATGGTCACTTTAATTCCCCTTTATATCATGTGGACACGAGGTTTGGGTCTAGGAGATAGCTATTGGCCATTGATTCTACCATACTTCTGTGGAGGAGGAGCTTTTAATATATTCCTGATTCGGCAGTTTATTATGGGGATTCCACGCGAACTTGATGAAGCTGCAACTATCGATGGAGCAAGTCATTTTCGTATTCTAACGAATATTTTATTACCTGCAATCAAACCAGCGATGATTGTAGTTGCACTATTGCTTTTCATTACACTTTGGAACGATTTACTTCAACAAATGGTTTACATAAATTCAAGTGAAAAATTTACAATAGCAATTGGTCTTACAGTTTTTCGAGGTGCCCTCAAGCAAGACTGGTCTAAAACTATGGCAGCAACATGTATGTCGTTTGCGCCTGGTGTAATTTTCTACTTAATAGGTCAAAAGTATTTTGTTGAAGGGATTGCATTAACGGGAATAAAAAACTAA
- a CDS encoding tripartite tricarboxylate transporter TctB family protein: MKNIKQFDFLTSIILMAASIYVIVSGFGIYKKAGEPMYVSPGLLPIILGFAMILCCIFLMISSLKGSSIKSRINELKEWFSANYKEHTIISMIVGTIIMGIYTFVLLSIFPFWLASIIFIAFLMIYLNAASLVKILLTSIGAVGGIILIFQIIFRIPLP, translated from the coding sequence GTGAAAAATATTAAGCAGTTTGATTTTTTAACATCTATCATTTTGATGGCTGCATCAATCTATGTAATAGTGTCTGGATTTGGAATTTATAAAAAAGCTGGTGAGCCTATGTATGTATCACCGGGACTATTACCTATAATATTAGGCTTTGCGATGATTTTATGTTGCATATTCTTAATGATATCCAGTCTGAAAGGTAGCAGTATTAAAAGTAGAATAAATGAATTAAAGGAATGGTTTAGCGCTAATTACAAAGAACATACAATTATTAGTATGATAGTAGGAACCATTATTATGGGAATATACACTTTTGTTTTATTAAGTATTTTTCCTTTTTGGTTAGCAAGTATTATATTTATTGCATTTTTAATGATTTATTTAAATGCAGCATCCTTAGTTAAAATTTTATTAACATCCATTGGTGCAGTTGGCGGAATTATACTGATATTTCAAATAATATTCCGTATTCCATTGCCGTAA
- a CDS encoding carbohydrate ABC transporter permease: MSKTTKNKTKYRSSMRASEERTAYLCLIPSIIGLIFITYLPLVGVFGISFFDWKGLSSPKFNGIDNYVRLFTNDPYFTDSIKATVYFAGLAVICSMIYSLFIAMLLNRKVPVRGFWRAVFYVPYVLPAAAIYVGWAWLYDSNFGLFNYILSKLGIHKVLFLNDSKLIIPSLVLIAVWLSGNLIVIFLAGLQNVPRVYHEAAQIDGANGWKRFLHVTLPCMTPIIFYNLLMSLITNMQIVVPALSLTNGGPGNSSMFMTYLMYRYAFQSNQIGYACAISFVFFLLIAIFTGILFVTSKSWIFYEGSDDR, translated from the coding sequence ATGAGTAAAACAACCAAAAATAAAACAAAATATCGCTCTTCTATGCGAGCTAGTGAAGAACGTACAGCATACTTATGTCTAATTCCTTCCATTATTGGACTTATCTTTATTACATATCTTCCACTAGTAGGTGTATTTGGTATCAGCTTTTTTGATTGGAAAGGGCTTTCTTCTCCAAAGTTTAATGGTATCGACAATTATGTGAGACTGTTTACCAATGATCCTTACTTTACGGATTCAATTAAAGCAACAGTGTATTTTGCAGGATTGGCCGTTATATGCAGTATGATTTATTCACTTTTTATTGCTATGCTTTTAAATCGCAAGGTGCCAGTAAGAGGATTTTGGCGAGCAGTATTTTACGTACCATATGTATTACCGGCTGCTGCGATCTATGTTGGCTGGGCGTGGCTATATGATTCCAACTTTGGATTGTTTAACTATATCCTTTCTAAGCTTGGAATACATAAGGTACTATTTTTAAATGATTCCAAGTTAATCATCCCCTCCTTGGTATTAATCGCTGTTTGGTTATCTGGAAATCTCATAGTCATCTTCTTGGCAGGATTGCAAAATGTTCCGCGTGTCTATCACGAGGCGGCACAAATCGATGGAGCAAATGGTTGGAAGCGGTTTTTGCATGTTACTTTGCCTTGTATGACACCAATTATCTTTTATAATCTGTTGATGAGCCTTATCACGAATATGCAGATTGTTGTACCAGCCCTGTCCTTAACTAATGGTGGTCCTGGAAATTCATCCATGTTTATGACGTATCTCATGTATCGTTATGCATTTCAAAGTAATCAGATTGGATATGCTTGCGCAATATCGTTTGTATTCTTTCTATTGATTGCAATTTTTACAGGTATATTATTTGTAACATCAAAGAGTTGGATCTTTTATGAAGGGAGCGACGATAGATGA
- a CDS encoding CDIF630_02480 family spore surface protein, giving the protein MIHQNEEKLQGKDNKRLNACAPTNNEGTAAWQNSEDNYRVDQVNKPSLDSVIDAKNWVDNGSRL; this is encoded by the coding sequence ATGATACATCAAAATGAAGAAAAATTACAGGGAAAAGATAATAAACGTCTTAATGCCTGTGCTCCCACCAATAACGAAGGAACTGCAGCTTGGCAGAATTCAGAGGATAATTATAGAGTGGATCAGGTGAATAAACCGTCACTAGATAGCGTTATTGATGCTAAGAACTGGGTCGATAACGGAAGTAGATTATAG
- a CDS encoding tripartite tricarboxylate transporter permease, which yields MAIHYLIDAFQTVSQPINILVLFVSTLCGLVMGMLPGLSSTMAIALLTGLTYSFPTTTALVSLIGVYVGSISGGCQSAILLNIPGVPAAAATALDGFPLAKQGKGGFAIFVATTSSFLGTVISVLCVLTLTPILTSISLKLGSWEFFLLALFGVVICGNLTSDGNAVKGWISGIMGLFVAQIGLDTIISYPRFSYGNVNLMAGVQLIPVMIGLFGFPEIIAAFKKSDTKALKMSPFKMVEGFKCIWDNKIAVIRSALIGVFVGIIPGVGEDVGAYLSYWTTKSRSKHPEKFGTGEISGIVSSETGNNSCIGGAIIPIMSLAVPGSAPAAVLMAAFMMHGYRPGPLLMRETPEFLYQISMFLIVSAFAMWVLALILSKFTVKILGLKKEILMPIVFVLCVVGSFVINNSMFDVKVMFVFGIIGFFLSAMKYPAAPFLLGVILGPMADSNLRRALTISSGSITPMFTRPICIIFLIAILSLILSQLGFFKKIRKNKQMRGSVEC from the coding sequence ATGGCAATACATTATTTAATTGATGCGTTTCAAACGGTTAGTCAGCCAATAAATATTCTGGTTTTGTTTGTTTCCACACTTTGTGGATTAGTTATGGGTATGCTCCCAGGGCTAAGTTCCACTATGGCAATTGCACTTTTGACTGGTTTAACCTACTCTTTTCCTACCACGACAGCATTGGTTTCTCTAATTGGCGTATATGTAGGTTCTATTTCTGGCGGATGCCAATCGGCAATCTTATTAAATATTCCAGGAGTTCCTGCAGCAGCAGCAACAGCACTCGATGGATTTCCATTAGCAAAACAAGGAAAAGGTGGTTTTGCTATATTCGTAGCTACAACATCATCCTTCCTTGGAACTGTAATTAGTGTTTTATGCGTTTTAACCTTAACTCCGATTTTGACTAGTATTTCATTAAAACTTGGATCTTGGGAATTTTTCCTTCTAGCTTTATTTGGTGTAGTTATCTGTGGAAATTTAACATCAGATGGTAATGCTGTAAAAGGCTGGATATCTGGTATTATGGGATTATTTGTAGCTCAAATTGGACTTGATACTATTATATCATACCCTCGTTTTTCCTATGGAAATGTTAATCTTATGGCGGGAGTGCAATTAATACCTGTTATGATCGGTTTGTTTGGCTTCCCAGAAATAATTGCTGCATTTAAAAAGTCAGATACTAAGGCATTAAAAATGTCACCATTTAAAATGGTAGAAGGTTTTAAATGTATTTGGGATAACAAAATAGCGGTAATCCGTTCAGCGTTAATTGGTGTATTTGTAGGTATTATTCCTGGAGTAGGTGAGGATGTAGGTGCCTATTTGTCTTATTGGACTACGAAATCAAGAAGTAAGCACCCTGAAAAATTTGGTACGGGAGAAATATCAGGTATTGTATCTTCAGAAACCGGTAATAACTCTTGCATTGGTGGTGCTATTATTCCAATTATGTCCCTTGCAGTTCCAGGCTCTGCACCAGCAGCTGTTTTAATGGCAGCTTTCATGATGCATGGATATCGACCGGGACCATTATTAATGAGAGAAACACCAGAGTTCTTATATCAAATTAGCATGTTTTTAATTGTGAGTGCATTCGCTATGTGGGTATTAGCATTAATTTTATCTAAATTTACAGTTAAAATTCTAGGATTAAAGAAAGAAATATTAATGCCAATTGTTTTTGTTTTATGCGTAGTTGGTTCATTTGTAATTAATAACAGTATGTTTGACGTAAAGGTTATGTTTGTATTTGGTATTATAGGATTTTTCTTATCTGCTATGAAGTATCCAGCAGCGCCATTCCTTTTAGGAGTTATTTTAGGACCAATGGCAGACTCAAATTTAAGAAGAGCACTTACAATTTCAAGCGGTAGCATTACCCCAATGTTTACAAGACCAATCTGCATTATCTTCTTAATTGCTATTTTGAGCCTGATACTATCTCAATTAGGATTTTTTAAGAAAATAAGAAAAAATAAACAAATGAGAGGAAGCGTTGAATGTTAG
- a CDS encoding tripartite tricarboxylate transporter substrate binding protein, which produces MKNKKNLGLIAIVAVIAILALLWPTIQGMLGEKTKEYPTRDISMTVPFNPGGSTDLTGRALAEPMGKILGTNITVANTPGAGGSVGSLAVKNAPTDGYNLLVDGMLAFTSMPIMDTLKTTYKEWDIWLATFTPNVIAVRKDSPYQTIDDLIADLKSRPGELTAGTAGPGSAGHIAIELLKSALGIEYNHVPYQGGNPAIIATLSGEVDFTPQLLVEMEDMIKAGELRALAAFTTEDIVIKDGPTIPSILKTVSNMDTYLPMGETTGLAVPKGLPENVLAKLDSTFESTIKDESFVTFCNNKGFIITGKNREESVEYLSKLSSVVSWALFDAGIAKVSPEELNIPRP; this is translated from the coding sequence ATGAAAAACAAAAAAAATCTTGGTCTAATTGCAATAGTAGCGGTTATTGCAATATTAGCGCTATTATGGCCTACTATCCAAGGTATGCTAGGGGAAAAGACAAAAGAATATCCTACGAGAGATATTAGCATGACAGTACCTTTTAATCCAGGAGGTTCCACTGATTTAACAGGAAGAGCTTTGGCAGAACCAATGGGAAAAATTTTGGGAACTAATATTACGGTAGCCAATACACCTGGAGCTGGAGGGTCAGTTGGTTCATTAGCGGTCAAGAATGCACCAACTGATGGTTATAACCTTTTAGTAGATGGTATGCTGGCATTTACTTCCATGCCAATTATGGACACTTTGAAAACTACATACAAAGAATGGGATATTTGGCTAGCTACTTTCACACCAAATGTTATCGCAGTAAGAAAAGATTCGCCTTATCAGACGATAGATGATTTAATTGCAGACTTAAAAAGTCGTCCAGGTGAATTAACAGCAGGAACTGCGGGACCTGGTAGTGCAGGACATATTGCAATAGAATTATTAAAATCAGCTTTAGGTATAGAATACAATCATGTTCCATATCAGGGTGGAAACCCAGCAATTATCGCTACGTTATCCGGAGAAGTTGATTTTACTCCACAACTTTTGGTTGAAATGGAAGATATGATTAAAGCTGGTGAATTAAGAGCCTTGGCCGCATTTACAACAGAAGATATTGTTATTAAGGACGGTCCTACTATTCCATCTATATTAAAGACTGTTTCTAATATGGATACTTATCTTCCAATGGGTGAAACCACTGGTCTTGCAGTACCAAAAGGGCTCCCTGAGAATGTGCTTGCTAAACTTGACAGTACATTTGAAAGCACAATAAAAGATGAAAGTTTTGTAACATTTTGTAATAACAAAGGGTTTATTATAACTGGAAAGAACCGTGAAGAATCTGTGGAATACTTAAGTAAGTTGTCATCCGTTGTTTCATGGGCATTATTTGATGCTGGTATTGCAAAAGTATCTCCAGAAGAGCTTAATATTCCAAGACCATAG